CGACCAGGTACAGCGGCCGCGAGCTCGGCAGCGCTGCGTTCACGGCGTCCAGTCGCTGAGCAGGTGCTGCGGATCCGGGCGCTCGCGCTCGGGCACCTGCAGGCGCGGGGTGCCGATATGGATGAAGCCGGCGATGCGCTCGTTCTCGGCCAGGCCCAGCCGCGCGGCGACCGCGGCGTCGTAGGCCATCCACGCGGTCAGCCACTGCGCGCCGAAGCCGTAGGCCTGCGCCGCCTGCAGCAGCGCGAAGCAGACCGAGCCGGCGGTCAGCCACTGCTCGATCTCCGGTACCTTCTCCTCGCGCTGCAGGCGCACGATCACCGCGACCGCCAGCGGCGCATGCGCGAAGCGCGCGCGGTCCTTCTCCACCGCGGCCGGCGGAGCGTCGGGGTCGCGCTGCAGCGTGCGCTCGGCCAGGAAGTCGCCCAGCGCCAGCCGCGCCGGGCCGGCGATGCGCAGGAACCGGAACGGCACCAGTTTGCCGTGGTCGGGCACGCGCACCGCCGAGCGCAGCATCGCCAGCAGGGTCGCCGCGTCGGGTCCGGGCTCGCCCAATTGCTTGGACGGCACCGAGCGGCGCTCATCCAGCGCTTGCAGCGAGTGAAGTGTGCGCATAGTCTCGATTCCGTGGGGCGGGCGCCGAATTATAGTCGGGCGCCCAACAGCGGCAGCGGATGCCGCGGTTACACGGAGAGTCAAGCTTCATCCTCGATCTGCCGCTAACTTCCGAATTGACGTCGGTCTCACTTGCGCTTGCGTATCACACTGCCATGACAATCGCCGAATATGCCGAGGAGTTGCTCCCAAGCCGCAACTCGGACCTGCTCGACCAGGTCCGGGACGTGGTGTCGGTGCCGCTCGCCGGTGCGTTCGGCGAGGTGCTGGACGTGCTCGCCGATGCGCTGTTCCGCATGGCCGAGCGCGCCGGGCCGACCCAGAA
This sequence is a window from Xanthomonas sp. CFBP 8443. Protein-coding genes within it:
- a CDS encoding nitroreductase, whose product is MRTLHSLQALDERRSVPSKQLGEPGPDAATLLAMLRSAVRVPDHGKLVPFRFLRIAGPARLALGDFLAERTLQRDPDAPPAAVEKDRARFAHAPLAVAVIVRLQREEKVPEIEQWLTAGSVCFALLQAAQAYGFGAQWLTAWMAYDAAVAARLGLAENERIAGFIHIGTPRLQVPERERPDPQHLLSDWTP